In Neosynechococcus sphagnicola sy1, the genomic stretch AGCTAGCCTATCAAATTGAGGGCAGAATTGCCTGTAGGCAAGGCGATCAACTTTCCTCATCCGCTTTTCCCTGGTTGAGTTGGTATGTTAAGATGTTTCTTCTGAGCGTTTTCTGAATCCCAGGCTGTTGGAGAGAATTTTTCCGCTCTCATTATTGTCCAGCCCATCGTTTCGCTTGAGGTAAACATGGCTAAACGCCGCAACCAAAAAAACGAAAAAGCCCTTCGTAACCAAGCCTACGCCCGCAAGTTTCGCAAACGAACCAATACCTCCCGCTTCGGCAGGAGACGGATGGGGCCAGATAACCGAGCCGAAGACTCCGAGATGGAGCAGAACGAGAACAGTGATAAGGATACTGGCGCTGCTGGTCTCTAAGCGTTGCTTAATCCAGTGATCTTGAATGTTCTCCAATCTCAAGAGAATGTCCTCCAATCTCAAGAGCTCTGAGGTTAATAGCCTAAGGTCTTGGCAACGGCCAAGCCAGAAATTAGAGCAGCAGCAATATGATTACCGCCACACCAGTCGCCACAGCAGATGATCGGCATTGGTGTGGTTGTTTTTATTAAATGGGGAGTGGGAACGGAGGTTATAGAATCGCGATCGCTCAATGGCAGCTTGGCTGGGACATAGATCATAATTTGACAATAGTAGAATAGCGAACAGTAGATAAAAATCTCCAGTTGGGGAGGATGGCATTTGTGGATGAACTGAGAGCCGCCCTTGAGTTGGCTACAGAGGAAGAGTTGCAAGAATTGACAACCGTACTCTTCAGTCGCCGCTTTAATCCCCTGGACTACCTCCAGGTTCCCGAGCCGATTGTGGTACAAAGTCAAGACCGGGAGTCCTGGTTAACGGCGCTGGAGCAGCGATTTCGCTTCTTGGCTGCCGATGGGGTGACGGTGTTGCGGGGCAAAGCAGGTCAGATTACCTATCGTCAAGCGTTGATCCAGGTTTGCCGATATCTCAAGATTGTCTACTCGGAAGTATTGTCAACCACTGACTTGGAAGCCGAGATTTTTCTAAATCTCCTCAGTCGTACCTGGAAGCACATGCCGCGATCGCAAAAAGCTGCACTGACCCAGCGGGTTCAAGGTACCCTGATGCAGTCCACCGCCACCCAACAACTGCCCCTGAGTTTGCACCAAGACCCGATTGGGTTGCTGATTAAGGGAGGGGGTGCCCTGGCCGTTAGTTCCGTTCTCCGTGGGGTGATTCTGCGCCAGATTGCCCGTCAGTTTGCCCTCCACTGTGCTACCTATCAGGTGGCTCAGGAGACGCTTCGCGGGGGAGCAGTGGTGGCTGCCCAAATCCACAACCAGGTAGCGCTGCAAACTGCACGGCGCAGTATGACCATGACAGCCGCACGCTACGGGGCGGTGCGAGGTCTGTTTGCTGTGTTAGGGCCAGCGCTGTGGGCCTGGTTCTTTGCAGATCTAGGTTGGCGGGCGATCGCCACCAATTATGCCCGCGTCATCCCCACAATCTTTGCCTTAGCGCAGATTCGTCTGACCCGATCTGACTGTTTTGAACCCGCCTGATGCCAGGGAAGCTATCAACCCGCCTCCTAGATCCCTGGAGCTGGATTCAGGGAGGATTGGGGTTCCTGGTGTTCAGTCCCCTGCTGGGAGCCGTGGGTCTGGTCGTTGCGGCGGGTCTAATCTGGCAGCAACATTACAACACCTTGATACGCCGTTCCCTCTGGTGGGGATTTGCCGCTTGGGGACTTGGGCTGGTGATCACAGCCTGTTTTGCCGTTCATCCCCAAGATGCCTTCCTGGGCTTGTTTAATTTTTTACCCTTCATTGGGGTATTTGCAGCGGTTCGTATCCAGCTCCAGACCCCAGAGGCGTTGCGACGCATTACCTGGATTCTGGTGTTGACGTCCGCCCCTGTTGTCATCCTCGGTCTAGGGCAACAATTTTGGGGTTGGGCTGGCCCCATCCACCTGGGGTTGCTAATTAACTGGTCTCTGGAGGCCACGGGGAACCCACCGGGTCGGATGTCATCGGTGTTTGACTATGCCAATGTGTTTGCTAGTTACCTGGTGATCACCTTCACCCTTACCTTGGGGCTGGGGATTGACACCTACGCAGCTCCCCAAACTAATGACCTGGGACGGCGACTCCGCCTGTTATTACTGGTCTGGATTGGCATTGGCAATGGCATGGCGCTGATCTTTACTAATTCTCGCAATGCCTGGGCGATCGCCCTTTTAGTCTGTCTGGCCTTTGGGGTCTATTTAGGGTGGCGCTGGCTCTTGGGGATTGTCAGCTTGATCGCCGCAACGATCTGGGGGGCTGCCTTCGCCCCATCGCCCTGGCAACAATGGTTACGATGGCTGGTTCCTGCGTTCTTTTGGGCACGGCTGACGGATCAACTTTATCCTGATCGTCCGGTGGCCCAGCTGCGAACCACCCAATGGCACTTTGCCTGGACCTTAGCAACCCAACGCCCCTGGACAGGATGGGGACTGCGCAACTTTACCGCCCTCTATGAGCAACAAATGCATCTGTGGTTGGGACATCCCCACAACTTGTTCCTGATGCTGGCCGCAGAAACCGGGATTCCCTCTGCAATGGCGCTGTTTGCATTGGTGGGCTGGCTGGTGATTCAAGCGTGCCAGTACTTGGGACAGAAGTTGGGATCCTACCGCGATCGCCGCTTACTCTTTACTTACCTGGTGGCTTTTCTGGCGATCGCCCTGTTTCACAGCCTCGACATCACCCTATTTGATCTGCGGGTGAACCTGTTGGGCTGGTTATTACTCGCCACCATGGATGGCTTTGTTGCGCCAGGACAAGTTAACGGCCTTGCTTCTCTTGATCCCGACGCCGGCGATCGCGCCATTCAATAATGGTGAGGTAGATGACACCACCACTGACTACCACCAGTAACCCGAAGGCAGTCAGGGCCATAATGCTAAACGCTGAGGTATCTTCCACGGCTAGAAACCGTTACGCCCCCAAACAACCATCGAAATCGAGAAGGTGAACAAAACCAGCACCGAGACCCAACCAAGCGTCAAAATATCCATAGCTGTCTGTGAAACCGGGATAGATAATAACTCCATCGCTAATAATAATTCAATTCGAGTCGCCATAGGGAAGAGTCAACGGGATGGCCAGCATCTCGGAACGGGGTGGGAATTTCCCCACGGCAACCCCCAACCAGGATTTTCAGAACCTAGCGTCCCCCATCAATGCTTTTCGGTTGAAGCAACCATCCACTCCACCCATTGCAGCTGCCCTCGGAATTGCTGTTTATCTACTTTGGGTCAAAACCTTGGCTGCCGCCGCCACCCCAGATCCGGGGATGAACCCGCCATACTCCAGTTCCAGGAGGGTGGCTTCCAGGGCTGCGATCGCAGCCAGAATATCGCGATCGCAGACAAACCCTAGGTGGCCGATGCGGAAGATCTTGCCTTTGAGGTGGTCTTGTCCTCCGGCCATGGCAATATCAAACCGTTTGCGTAGCAGCGACCGGATCTGTTCAGAATCTAAGGGAGCCAGGGGAGCCACCGAGGTAATGGCGGGACTGGCCGCTACATCAGGGGCAAACAGGGGCAAGTTCAGGGCTTTGATGGCACTGCGGGTGGCCTGCATCATCCGTTGATGGCGGGCAAAGATGCTTTCCAGCCCCTCTGCCTGCATCATCCGCAGCGCTACCTGTAAGCCAACGATCAAATTTACGGGGGGCGTAAAGGGAGTGGTATTTTTGGCCGCATCCTTACGATATTTGCCCAAATCCAGGTAGAAGCGGGGCAGCTTGGCGGTTTTATAAGCATCCCAGGCTCTGGCACTGACGGACACAAACCCCAGTCCCGGCGGAATCATGTAGCCTTTTTGCGACCCCGAGGCCACCACATCCAGCCCCCACTGATCAATCGGCAGGTTAATAGCCCCCAAGCTGGTGACCGCATCCACAATGATCAAGGCTTCGCCGTGGGCTTTCACATGGCGATTAATCGTTTCTAGATCATTGAGAACCCCCGTGGAGGTTTCGCTGTGGGTAATGATCACCGCCTTGATGGTTTTCTCAGTGTCGGCTTCCAAGGTGGCGCGAAATTGCTCCGGATCGAGGGGCTGTCCCCACGCCGCTGTGATCGTTTCCACCGCAAGTCCGTAGGCTTGGCTGACCTCTGCCCAGCGTTCGCCAAACTTGCCATTGGCACCCACCAAGACGCGATCGCCGGGACTCAAGACATTGACAATCGCAGCTTCGACGGCACCGGTGCCACTGACCGTCAGCATCATCACATCCCCGGTGGTTTGATGGAGCCACTTGAGATTTTCGGTGACCTCCGCCATCACCTTAGAGAAGTCACCACTGCGATGACCAATGGGATGCTTTGCCATCGCCAGTAACACTTGCTCCGGTACCGGTGTCGGGCCGGGAATCATGAGCATGAGCTTATCGTCCATGGATGCTGCCTTACTTCCAAGAAAATCTCATTTTAACGAATCGCTTTACATCTGAGTCATCCAGGGTTGTGCAGCAATCTTTCCGGGATGCTGGCGAAGGGCTAAGCTAGCACTCAGGGTGCGATCGCGGTGCTGGAGGTTGCTTATGCGGAAAAAAATCTCTGCTGATCTTTGGGATCTTATTGGGTCTGGCAATGCTGCTCACCATTGGGGTTGCCACCGGTGGTCCTGCTCTGCAATGGCTCTGGCAACAACAAACCCAGGCAAGGGGGGAACGTCCCCAACCCCTGCCCCAAGACCCACTGATCCAGGTCTATATGAATCACAATCTGGCCGCAACCTACACCGAGCCCTACCGTCAGATCCAGCGATCGGGGGATGATCTGGAGCAAATCATGGTAGATGCGATCGCCCCAGCGACGACCACCGTCGAAGTTGCCGTCCAAGAATTACGCCTGCCCAAAATTGCCCAAGCTCTGATTGATCGCCACCGAGCTGGGGTAAAGATACGGGTGATTATTGAGAATACCTACGCCCGTCCCTTTAGTGCCTTTACCCCTCAAGAACTGGCCGAGCTACCGGAGCGGGATCAAGACCGGATTAAAGAAGGCTGGACGCTTATTGATTTAAATGGTGATGGCAGTCTCAGTCCCGAGGAAATTAACCAACGGGATGCCCTGGTAATGTTGAAAACCGCTGGAGTGCCCCTGATCGACGACACCGAAGATGGCTCCAAAGGCATTGACCTGATGCACCACAAATTTATTGTGGTTGATGGGCAGCGGCTGATCGTCACCTCAGCAAACTTCACCACCAGCGATGTCCACGGAGATTTTGCCGTCCCCAGCAACCGGGGCAATGCCAACAGTCTCCTCCGGATTGAAAGTCCGGAACTGGCTCAACTGTTTACCCAGGAGTTTAACCTGATGTGGGGGGATGGCCCTGGGGGGCAGTCGGATAGTCTGTTTGGAAACAAGAAGCCCCATCGTCCCCCCCAAACCCTAACCATTGGCACCACCCCCCTAACGGTAAAATTCTCTCCCGATGCCAAATCCATCCCCTGGGAAGAGACCAGTAATGGTTTGATTGCTAAGACCTTGAACCAGGCCAGCCAGTCAACAGATCTGGCCCTATTTGTGTTTTCCGAGCAGCGGTTGGCAAATATTTTGCACACCACCCATCAGCAGGGGGTGACGATTCGAGCCTTGATTGACCCGGCCTTTGCCTATCCCTATTACAGCGAGGCCCTCGATCTGCTGGGAGTCGCTTTGCTGAAGCAGGAGGGGAAGGGAGGGTGCTTCTTCGAGGTGGATAATCAGCCCTGGCAACCGCCGATTACGAGTGTCGGTGTTCCCCGACTCCCCCCTGGGGATAAGTTGCACCACAAGTACGGCGTGGTGGATCAGCAACGGGTGATCGTCGGTTCCCATAACTGGAGTGCCGCCGCCAACAATGGCAATGATGAAACCTTGATGGTGGTCGACAGCCCCACCATTGCCGCCCACTATCACCGGGAATTTGAACGGTTGTATACCGATGCCTTCCTGGGGGTGCCACCTGCCATCCAACGTAAGATTGAGCAGCAACGCCAGCAGTGTCCCCAGGCAGTCAATGCGACGGCCAAAGACTCGCCAACCGCCACTACTCCAGTCCCCAAACGCTCGCCGAAGCCAAAAATTCCAGGACTGCTCTCCAGTGAGGATATTGCCACCATGGCAGCGGCATCGGAGTCAGCACCGCAGCCAGGATCCCCCGCAAAGCCCAAAGCCTCCCGGCGATCGCCCGCATCCCCGCAGGGGGAGTTGACTCCGGGGCAAGTAGTGAATCTGAATACTGCCAGTGCCGCTGAAATTGAAGCCTTGCCGGGGGTTGGCCCCAAGTTGGCACAACGGATTATTGATGCCCGACAGCAGCATCCCTTTGCTTCTCTGGCCGATCTGGATCAGGTGCCGGGGGTGGGGGCGAAACTGCTAGAAAAACTCCGCGATCGCGTCACCTGGTAAGCTTAGGCTCCCATCTCATAGCCAAATAAATTCGGATTCACCTGCCCCAGCGTTAGATCGGCTAGCCCGTACTCAGCCCAACGCCGCTCTACCATTGCTGCCACGGCGGGGTCAGATTCCAGGGGTTCCCCCCAGGGATGGTTCGTTTCCGGGGGAATTTTGGTGGTGGCATCAATCCCCATCCGGCTGCCGAGGCCAATTTTGCTGCTGGCAAAGTCCAGGGTATCGAAGGGGGTAGCGGGCAAGATAAAGACATCCCGCTCGGGATCGACCTTGGAAGATAGTGCCCAGACCACCTGGCGGGGGTCACGAATATTAATCGTCCGATCGACGACAATGACAAACTTCGTGTAGGTGAACTGAGGCAGGGCACTCCAGAAGGCTAGGGCTGCCCGTCTCGCCTGACCCGGATAGGCTTTGTCGATGGAGAGAATCGCCGCTTTGTAGCTGAGGGCTTCCATCGGTAAAAAGAAGTCCACAATTTCGGGGACTTGCTGCCGCAGGATCGGGGTATAAATCCGATTGAGGGCGATCGCCATCATGGCTTCTTCCTTGGGAGGCCGACCACTAAAGGTGGTGAGGTAAATGGGATCGTGGCGGTGGGTGAGGGTGTGGAACCGGATTAGGGGGGAATCTTCTACCCCGCCGTAGTAACCCATGTGATCGCCACAGGGGCCGTCCGCCACTTGTTCACCAGGGGTAATTGTCCCTTCTAAAATCATTTCGGCATCCGCAGGCACCGCTAGATCGAGGGTCTTGCAGCGAGCTAAGTTGACCCCAGCGCCACCGTAGAGTCCGGCAAATAACCACTCGGATAGTTCCACGGGAATCGGCGTCGCCGCCGCCATAATGATCAGGGGATCGACCCCAAGGGCGATCGCGACCTCTAATTTCTGACCCCGTTCAGCGGCCTTCCGCAGATGTCGTGCCCCCCCGCGCACCGATAGCCAATGCACCGACATGGTTTTAGGGGACTGGGATTGCAGCCGATAGACTCCGACGTTGGGGGTTCCGGTTTCACAATCTTTGGTAATCACCAACCCCAGGGTGATGATCTTGCCCGCATCGCCGGGATAGGGACGAATCATGGGAATTTGCTGCAAGTCCAGCTTTGCCTCCGGGATCACCACCTGCTGACAGGGGGGTAACAAATCCCAGCCAGGTTTGGCTCGCAAAACCTCCAAGAGGACTTTGCCGAAGTCAACGGCCTGGGCGAAATTTTTCGGAGGCTTGGGCTGTTGAAGTAAACTCAGCTTGCGACCTAGAGCTTCTAGTTCCTGGGGCTGCTCCATATTCATCGCCCAGCAGATCCGCTCCACGGTGCCCATCAGGTTCACGGCAACGGGATAGGGGGAACCCTTGACGTTCTCAAACAATAGCCCTGGGCCGCCTGATTGCAACATCCGATTGGCAATTTCTGCAATTTCTAAGTCCGGATCAACCAGGGCGGAAATCCGTCGGAGCTGTCCCCGTTGTTCCAGTAACTTGAGAAATCCCCGCAAGTCTCTCGCCATTGCTCTCAGCCGTTTGAAGGTACCCGCTTCTATTATTACGGGTTCCCCTGGGGCAGGGTTGGCCGCAGAAAACACTCCTGAGCTTGTGGGAACCGCTCCTTAGCTCGTCCGGGGCTGACAGCGATCGCAGTGACCACAGCGCCAGTCTCTCGCAGCTTCGTTAAACCCAAAGGCTTGCAGCAAAAATTGCCAGCGACACCCCTGGGTGGTTAAGTATCGGCGCATCTGGGCGATCGCCCCTTGAGAACTGGGAGCATTAGCAGTCCCAAGGGCAGGGCGCATTTGATAGTGGAAGGGATCGATCCAGTCCAACTGTCCGAGGCTATGCAACACGGCGAGGGCGATCGCCCCCTGGGGAAACTGACGACTCACCGCCTCCACCGATCCTTGCTCAGGCAGGCGGTGTACCAATCGCTGCGCCGCCTGCTGTTGCTGGCGCAGTTGGTCAGCAAAGAATTGGCGCTGCTTTCGATCCGTATCGTCTAACCAGCCGCTGGGCTCACTGACCAAGAGCAGTGCCTCAGCGGGTTGAAGATCCCGTCCGGCGCGTCCTACCTCCTGAATGTACTCTGCCAACAGCAGGGGCGGATGGACATGAACCACCCAGCGACAATCCGGTTTGTTAATCCCCATGCCAAAAGCACAGGTGCAGATCACAAAGGGCATCGCCCCCCCCGATCCAGTCGGCTTCGATCTGCCGCCGACGTTGCGAGCCTAGTCCTGCGTGGTAAGCCGTGGTGGAGAACCCCTGCTGCTGCAGCCAAATTGCCAGATCTTCCGCATCTGTCCGTCGCCGCACATAGACTAACCCCGCCTGTCTGACTCTGGACTGGATAAATTGCAGCAGCATGTGGCGGCGACATCGGGGTGACCAGGCGGGTTTTTACCTGGAGGTAGAGGTTGTTGCGATAGGGGCTGAGGCGAAACACAGCCGCAGCCTCTATCCCCAAAATCTGTTGAATCGTTTGTTGCACCGTGGGATCGGCGGTGGCGGTAAAGGCGGCGATCGCCAGTTGGGTGCCGGGGGGTTTGTGCGCCAGTAAGGCGGGACGTACCGCACCTAGGCGGCGATAGGTGGGTCGAAAGGAGTCTCCCCAGTGAACCAGACAATGGGCTTCGTCCAGAATTAAGCCATGAATCACCAGGTCAGGCTGACAGAGGCGTTCCCAAACAGGCTGGCTGAGGAGGGTTTCAGGGGAGAGGTAGAGTAATCGCAGTTGTTGCCGCTGCAAAGCTCCGTAGACTTGCTTTCGTGCAGCAGCGGATAGCTCACTGTGGAGCAGGGCGGCGGGCAACTTTCGCTGCCGGAGTTCCTGAATCTGGTTTTCCATGAGGGCGACCAGGGGCGACACCACCAGGGTGAGTCCCGATTGCATCAGGGCAGGGAGCTGAAAACAAACGGATTTTCCCCCACCCGTGGGCAGGATCACTAAGGTATCCTGCTGGGAGAGCAGACAGCGGACAATCTCACCCTGGGGGGGACGAAAGTCTGAGTAGCCCCAGATGGCTTGAAATCGAGCGCGTACCTGTTCCCAGGTCAAGGAAGCGTGAGGGTGTGCCATGGGTTTAGCCCCGCAGATACCAGGAATCGCGATCGCTACAACGTTTTATTCAATGATCGAAGGACATATCAGAGTGTTTCCCTGGCATCGACGTTCGATAGTCCGATCATCGCCAAATCTGCCTAATGGAAGCTATTTTGGCTAGCATCACCAGCGGCAG encodes the following:
- a CDS encoding pyridoxal-phosphate-dependent aminotransferase family protein; this encodes MDDKLMLMIPGPTPVPEQVLLAMAKHPIGHRSGDFSKVMAEVTENLKWLHQTTGDVMMLTVSGTGAVEAAIVNVLSPGDRVLVGANGKFGERWAEVSQAYGLAVETITAAWGQPLDPEQFRATLEADTEKTIKAVIITHSETSTGVLNDLETINRHVKAHGEALIIVDAVTSLGAINLPIDQWGLDVVASGSQKGYMIPPGLGFVSVSARAWDAYKTAKLPRFYLDLGKYRKDAAKNTTPFTPPVNLIVGLQVALRMMQAEGLESIFARHQRMMQATRSAIKALNLPLFAPDVAASPAITSVAPLAPLDSEQIRSLLRKRFDIAMAGGQDHLKGKIFRIGHLGFVCDRDILAAIAALEATLLELEYGGFIPGSGVAAAAKVLTQSR
- the petN gene encoding cytochrome b6-f complex subunit PetN, producing MDILTLGWVSVLVLFTFSISMVVWGRNGF
- a CDS encoding phospholipase D-like domain-containing protein; its protein translation is MLLTIGVATGGPALQWLWQQQTQARGERPQPLPQDPLIQVYMNHNLAATYTEPYRQIQRSGDDLEQIMVDAIAPATTTVEVAVQELRLPKIAQALIDRHRAGVKIRVIIENTYARPFSAFTPQELAELPERDQDRIKEGWTLIDLNGDGSLSPEEINQRDALVMLKTAGVPLIDDTEDGSKGIDLMHHKFIVVDGQRLIVTSANFTTSDVHGDFAVPSNRGNANSLLRIESPELAQLFTQEFNLMWGDGPGGQSDSLFGNKKPHRPPQTLTIGTTPLTVKFSPDAKSIPWEETSNGLIAKTLNQASQSTDLALFVFSEQRLANILHTTHQQGVTIRALIDPAFAYPYYSEALDLLGVALLKQEGKGGCFFEVDNQPWQPPITSVGVPRLPPGDKLHHKYGVVDQQRVIVGSHNWSAAANNGNDETLMVVDSPTIAAHYHREFERLYTDAFLGVPPAIQRKIEQQRQQCPQAVNATAKDSPTATTPVPKRSPKPKIPGLLSSEDIATMAAASESAPQPGSPAKPKASRRSPASPQGELTPGQVVNLNTASAAEIEALPGVGPKLAQRIIDARQQHPFASLADLDQVPGVGAKLLEKLRDRVTW
- a CDS encoding helicase-related protein, which translates into the protein MPFVICTCAFGMGINKPDCRWVVHVHPPLLLAEYIQEVGRAGRDLQPAEALLLVSEPSGWLDDTDRKQRQFFADQLRQQQQAAQRLVHRLPEQGSVEAVSRQFPQGAIALAVLHSLGQLDWIDPFHYQMRPALGTANAPSSQGAIAQMRRYLTTQGCRWQFLLQAFGFNEAARDWRCGHCDRCQPRTS
- a CDS encoding O-antigen ligase family protein, giving the protein MPGKLSTRLLDPWSWIQGGLGFLVFSPLLGAVGLVVAAGLIWQQHYNTLIRRSLWWGFAAWGLGLVITACFAVHPQDAFLGLFNFLPFIGVFAAVRIQLQTPEALRRITWILVLTSAPVVILGLGQQFWGWAGPIHLGLLINWSLEATGNPPGRMSSVFDYANVFASYLVITFTLTLGLGIDTYAAPQTNDLGRRLRLLLLVWIGIGNGMALIFTNSRNAWAIALLVCLAFGVYLGWRWLLGIVSLIAATIWGAAFAPSPWQQWLRWLVPAFFWARLTDQLYPDRPVAQLRTTQWHFAWTLATQRPWTGWGLRNFTALYEQQMHLWLGHPHNLFLMLAAETGIPSAMALFALVGWLVIQACQYLGQKLGSYRDRRLLFTYLVAFLAIALFHSLDITLFDLRVNLLGWLLLATMDGFVAPGQVNGLASLDPDAGDRAIQ
- a CDS encoding DEAD/DEAH box helicase, with amino-acid sequence MAHPHASLTWEQVRARFQAIWGYSDFRPPQGEIVRCLLSQQDTLVILPTGGGKSVCFQLPALMQSGLTLVVSPLVALMENQIQELRQRKLPAALLHSELSAAARKQVYGALQRQQLRLLYLSPETLLSQPVWERLCQPDLVIHGLILDEAHCLVHWGDSFRPTYRRLGAVRPALLAHKPPGTQLAIAAFTATADPTVQQTIQQILGIEAAAVFRLSPYRNNLYLQVKTRLVTPMSPPHAAAIYPVQSQTGGVSLCAATDRCGRSGNLAAAAGVLHHGLPRRTRLATSAADRSRLDRGGRCPL
- a CDS encoding UbiD family decarboxylase, which codes for MARDLRGFLKLLEQRGQLRRISALVDPDLEIAEIANRMLQSGGPGLLFENVKGSPYPVAVNLMGTVERICWAMNMEQPQELEALGRKLSLLQQPKPPKNFAQAVDFGKVLLEVLRAKPGWDLLPPCQQVVIPEAKLDLQQIPMIRPYPGDAGKIITLGLVITKDCETGTPNVGVYRLQSQSPKTMSVHWLSVRGGARHLRKAAERGQKLEVAIALGVDPLIIMAAATPIPVELSEWLFAGLYGGAGVNLARCKTLDLAVPADAEMILEGTITPGEQVADGPCGDHMGYYGGVEDSPLIRFHTLTHRHDPIYLTTFSGRPPKEEAMMAIALNRIYTPILRQQVPEIVDFFLPMEALSYKAAILSIDKAYPGQARRAALAFWSALPQFTYTKFVIVVDRTINIRDPRQVVWALSSKVDPERDVFILPATPFDTLDFASSKIGLGSRMGIDATTKIPPETNHPWGEPLESDPAVAAMVERRWAEYGLADLTLGQVNPNLFGYEMGA